The DNA window GTGATCGACGTCCTCGCCGCGATGGGGATGGATTGCACCGTGGACCTCCTCGAAAACGACGACACGGATCCTCCCGAGGAGATCCGTATCGAGATCGAGGGCAAGGATGCGGGTCGAGTGATTGGAAAGAAGGGACAGACGCTGTCGGCGCTCCAGTTCCTGACCAACCGGATCATCAATCGTCCTGGCACCAAGCGACGCCATGTGATCATCGACGCCGAAGGCTACCGGGCGAGGCGTGAGGACACCCTCACTTCAATGGCGCGCCGGCTCGGGAAGCAGGCAGTCGAAGAAGGGAAAATCATCACGTTCGAGCCGATGAGCCCCCAGGATCGTCGGGTGGTTCACCTCGCGCTCGCGAAATTCCCTGGCGTCGTGACGAAAAGCGATGGTGAAGGCGATGCCCGTCGCGTCCAGATCATTCCCGTGCGGAGATGAGCCAACCCGGTTGCATTGACAGTCATCGCCCTCTGTGCATAATCGCGGCCCCTCGGACAGCGCCGTGGGGCGGCGTACCACGTCCTCGTACTACCTACCCCATTCTGGTTGAAGGTTAACCATGCAGACCTCGAACATCCTCGCGAAGCTCGAAGCTCCCATGATCCGGGAGAGCCTCCCCGACTTCCGTGTCGGCGACACGGTGCGGGTGCATTATCGGATCGTCGAGGGGGAGAAAGAGCGGATCCAGGTGTTCCAGGGGGTGGTGCTGAAGCGCCACCGCGCCGGTGTTCGGAGCACTTTCACCGTCCGGAAGGTGAGCTTCTCGGTCGGCGTCGAGAGGATCTTCCTGCTTCACAGCCCCCGCATCGACAAGGTGGAGGTCGTCTCGCGTGGCCTCGTTCGCCGCGCGCGCCTCTTCTACCTCCGCAAGCTCTCTGGCAAGGCCGCCCGCGTCCGCGACGCGCGCGAGCAGTGATCTCGTCGCCCGGAGACTGCTCCGGGCCGACTCTCGGTTCCACGTTTCTGCCCCACATTGCGTTGTCCGCCGCTCGGCTTTCGATGTCATGGGGTCTACGACCTCGGATGACACGATCGCGGCCGGGCATGTACGCCGCAGTCCTCCGGTCTCACTTCTTCTTGATCAGCGCCTGAGCGCCCACGGTATGCTCGCGCCGGCGGCGCTCCCACGTCGCGAACACCAAGAAGGATCTACATGCTCTGTCCGCGTTGCGGCGCTCCCGCGACCCCCGCCGACAAGTTCTGCGCCATTTGCGCCTCACCGCTCGGCGCTTCAGGGTACGGCGCTCCGCCTCCCCCTCCCCCGCCCCCTCCGTTCGGGGGAGCCCCTGGTTTCGGCCCTCCGCAGGACGCTGGGTTTGGCGCTCCTCCGGGTGGGGGCTTCGGACCGCCAGGGCCTGGATTCGGACCTCCGCCGCAGCCAGGCGGCTTTGGACCTCCGCCGCCCCAGCCGGGTGGCTTCGGGCCGCCTCCGCCGCCCCAGCAAGGGAGCTTTGGACCTCCGCCGCCCCAGCCGGGGGGCTTCGGGCCGCCTCCGCCTCCGCCGCAGCAAGGGAGCTTTGGCCCTCCGCCACCTCAGCCGGGTGGCTTCGGGCCGCCCCCACCTCCTCCCCCTCCTGTGCCGGGCAACATGTTCGGCTCACCGCCTCCGCCCCCACCTCCCGTGCCTCTTGGCCCCTCCGATGGCTTCGGCGCGCCACCACCTCCGCCCCCCGGCTTCGGTCCTCCACCCGCAGGTGGGTCGGGCGGCTACGCCCCGCCGCCTCCCCCGCCTCCAGCGGCCGAGCCTGCAGGGAGCGGTGGTTATCCCCCCGTACCTCGCCCGGGCTTCGCGCCCCCCGCCAAGCCAGCTGCGCGCTGCGTCCAGGGACATGTCATCCCCGCGGGCGGCTCCTTCTGCATGGAAGGCGGGCACCCCATTGCCCTCGACAACGACAGCTTTGGAAATGACGCCTACGGGCCCACCGCCTATGCGCCGCAAGGCGGTGGCTTCGGTGCGGAGCCTTATCCCGCGCCCCCTCCCGCCGGGATCCCGCCCCTGCCGCCTGGCGGACCGAGCGCCACCCCCGGGGCCCCGAGGGCTGTGCCGGCCGCCGAGCCGCCCAAGGATCGCGCCGCACTCGCGGGCTTCCTGATCAGCTTCCAGGACGACCCGCTGGGCAAGCACTGGGTGCTCTACCAGGGCAAAAACCTCATCGGGCGCGCAGAGACGGGCCAGAAGGTGGACGTACCCGTCGCGCATGGAACCACGTCCACGCACCACGCCACGATCGACTGCGAGGGCGGGCGCATGATCCTCTCCGATCTCGGCTCGACCAACGGCACCTTTCACAACGAAGAGGCCATCGGCTTCCAGGGGCGACGCGAGCTCCGGGATGGCGATCGCATCCGCTTCGGTGGCTTCAGTGTCATTGTCATCAACGTCGCGACGAGAAGCTAGCGCCTGCGAACTGACCGCAACCGCGACCGCCGTTGCGCGGTGGTCGCCCCGCCCGCGCCGGAGCACAGGCTCCGCTCCGTGCGCTGGAGACCGTCACGTATGATGTTGCACGAACCAGC is part of the Chondromyces crocatus genome and encodes:
- a CDS encoding FHA domain-containing protein, with product MLCPRCGAPATPADKFCAICASPLGASGYGAPPPPPPPPPFGGAPGFGPPQDAGFGAPPGGGFGPPGPGFGPPPQPGGFGPPPPQPGGFGPPPPPQQGSFGPPPPQPGGFGPPPPPPQQGSFGPPPPQPGGFGPPPPPPPPVPGNMFGSPPPPPPPVPLGPSDGFGAPPPPPPGFGPPPAGGSGGYAPPPPPPPAAEPAGSGGYPPVPRPGFAPPAKPAARCVQGHVIPAGGSFCMEGGHPIALDNDSFGNDAYGPTAYAPQGGGFGAEPYPAPPPAGIPPLPPGGPSATPGAPRAVPAAEPPKDRAALAGFLISFQDDPLGKHWVLYQGKNLIGRAETGQKVDVPVAHGTTSTHHATIDCEGGRMILSDLGSTNGTFHNEEAIGFQGRRELRDGDRIRFGGFSVIVINVATRS
- the rplS gene encoding 50S ribosomal protein L19 yields the protein MQTSNILAKLEAPMIRESLPDFRVGDTVRVHYRIVEGEKERIQVFQGVVLKRHRAGVRSTFTVRKVSFSVGVERIFLLHSPRIDKVEVVSRGLVRRARLFYLRKLSGKAARVRDAREQ
- a CDS encoding protein jag is translated as MDSTAAERDAGSAAEAQPAGLDEEINETTGADEPFVEDGRADIALDFVIDVLAAMGMDCTVDLLENDDTDPPEEIRIEIEGKDAGRVIGKKGQTLSALQFLTNRIINRPGTKRRHVIIDAEGYRARREDTLTSMARRLGKQAVEEGKIITFEPMSPQDRRVVHLALAKFPGVVTKSDGEGDARRVQIIPVRR